The sequence below is a genomic window from Anaerocolumna chitinilytica.
TTGTAGGTGACGGTATTAATGATGCCCCGGTATTAGCCCGTGCTGATATAGGGATAGCAATGGGAGCATTAGGATCGGATGCCGCAATCGAAGCTGCTGATATCGTAATTATGACGGATGAACCTTCTAAAATAGCTACAGCGATAAAAATATCTCGGAAAACCCTTAAAATAGCCCAGCAAAATATGATATTTGCAATTGGTATAAAGATTTTATTTCTTATATTGAGTGTTTTTGGTATATCTACCCTTTGGGAAGCAGTATTTGCAGACGTAGGTGTTACTATAATCGCTATTATAAATTCTTTTAGAGCATTAAATGTCAAAAATATGTAAGTGTTTTAATAAACGAAAATCCTGAAACAGCCAATATTATAAATTGGCTGTTTCATTCATTGTAATCTAAAAATGGATTACAGATAAACAGATTATTAATATATTAAGTATTTAATAGATATAGTTCTGTGAGTATGTTAAACCCAGACTTGGAAATGTAACAAATTCGAATATTGATACGCGGTTTTGCTTTGTGGTTCCTTCCAATGGAGTAACTTATGTGCACGAGAAAATTGAAGATAGACCTTTCTTAAAGGAATTCATCAAAGCAATTAGTGAGCAAGATCAAACATTATCTGAGATATTAAGTATTTTTCATCGATATTCAGATTGTGTAATATGTAATAAAATGGATAATGGTGAATTTGATTATTTGATTTATTTCAGTGATGGATTACCGGATGCCTATATGTATTGTTTAAAATTTGAAAATTGTTGTCATTTACTTTAACATAGGTTTACCAAAGCTGATTACGTCAACTTTGGTTTCTAGTTTGCTGGATAATAGCATAATAAAAGTACAATATGAGATAAGCGTTTTATTATGTAGATATATCTATTGTAAAAAGTGTATATTTGGTATTTTAAATAATTCTGTAAATATATAAGAATTCGTGATTTATGTGGCCTATGATCTAAGATTGTTTCATCTATTCGTTAAACTTGCGTTTTGCGAATAGTTTATAGTCGCTCTATCTACAATAATATATATATTGGTTTCGGAATGTCGATAGTCACAAAGTTTAAACAATGTTAAATTGTAATATGATGAAGTTCAACGTAATAATGCTAAATGATTAAATTCTTCTCTCCTACATTGTAATTAGCTTAATGAAAGAAAAGTAAACGATTATTCTATATCTTCTTTAATAAATAACCAAAGATTCACATCATGAAACTGTTTATTTATGTAAGATCGTTTACGCAAGCAACCTTCAAATGAGTATCCGGCCTTCGCTAATGAACCATTTGAGGCTTTATTTTCAATATTTGCATAAGCTTCAATTCGTTCCAGTTTCATATTATTAATAGCAAATTCATTACGGCTTTAATACATCTAGTATTAATTCCTTGATTCCAATACTTACGGCCTAAAAAATATCCAATGGTAACGTATTGTTGTTTTGAAAGTCAAATAGATGAATTTGCCCTATCGCTTTCCCATCGCAATCAACTACCCATGAATAATCTCTTTTCGCTCTAAATGATTTTATTCTGCTTTGTAGGACCTTAATAAACTCATCATTATATTTATCTCCTGGGTAGGAGTAACCTCCAAAGTGTTAAAAAGCTTCGATGTCGTGGTATATATTGAAGAAATCTTTTGCATCATTGTCTGGTACATGTTGATGTAATCGTAAATGAGTATCAATCTTAATTTCATGGAACTCCTTAAAATTATCATTAAATGACATATCACTCTATCTCTACTTTCTTGCCATTAATTATTAATCCCTCAACAAGACAATTTGTTATATGAACATTCTCTAGATTGCTGAAAGTTATACTAGCTCCTTTTAAGTTTACATCATTGATCGTAGCTTGAAACATTTAACTGTGGTAAATTCGTTTTTTCGGAATAAAGTTAACTAAATTGAACATTGTTCTCTTCTATCACTTCAATAAGTCAGTATTTCATTCAAAAAAATTGTAGACTAAAATATGGCTTTCTACCAATCTCATTAACGAAGAGATGCGTTTGAGAAGAAATAAATTAATATTTTTTATATTTTTTTAAACTATAAATATAACAGCACCAGACTATGGGAATGAAAATTAAAGTAGGAAATGTTAGAAGAGCTGCTTTTAATATATTATAATAATCATGATTTATTATATCTAAAATTAAGTTTCCATAAGGTCCTAGGCAAACTAATGTTAATAAAATTACTGGAAGGAGTTTTGGTTTTGTATGTTTTTCTTGAGTATTTAGCAAATGTTCCTTTTTATTCATCAAATATTACCTCTTTATCATTTATTATCCGAATACTAATCCGTTGTTTCTTGTTTTACCCCACCAGGCATCTGCATAATCCAATTTCCGTTGTTGTCAACTGTTTGAATCCCTTTTAATGACCCGTTGGCACAATAAAAATAGTGTAATTTAGTAGTTCCTTTTTTCTCATAAAGTAACAGTCCATTTAAATATTCATAATTGGTTTTGATTCCGTTTACAGTTTTTGTTACTCGAAGTCCATTTTCGTCATAGGTATTTGATGCGGTTAATCCATTTCCAGTTATTGATTTTAATTCTCTACCATTGTCCCAACCAAAAGTATAACCATTATAGCTGAATTGATCCTGATAAATATAATGGGAAATATCATCGACTACTTGATTTGCTTATTTGCGGAAATGTTATTTTTGTTTCATTCCAAAAGCAATCCACCGTCCGTCAATATCTTCTAACACAAATTCTAAATTATTATAATCTGTCATATGGAGCGGACGAACAATTTTGGCTCCTTTACTTATGAATTCATTTTGTAATGCTTCTTGATTGTCCGTAATAAAATACGAATCTTCCCCATACCCGTAGAGTTCTCTATTTGTATAGATTTTTTCACTATTTGCTCTAGTCAATATTATTTCCACACGATCACGGTAAAGGCATATGTGGGGTTCTTTTACATCTAAATATTTAACCATTCTAAATCCCATAACCTCGTTATAATACTTCGCGGTTTCTTCGATATTCAGCGTTGGGAACACTGCAAGTATTGAATGAAGAAGTTTTTCCATATATTATTTCTCCCTTTTATGACCCAATAT
It includes:
- a CDS encoding DUF3877 family protein, whose translation is MDTRFCFVVPSNGVTYVHEKIEDRPFLKEFIKAISEQDQTLSEILSIFHRYSDCVICNKMDNGEFDYLIYFSDGLPDAYMYCLKFENCCHLL
- a CDS encoding VOC family protein codes for the protein MEKLLHSILAVFPTLNIEETAKYYNEVMGFRMVKYLDVKEPHICLYRDRVEIILTRANSEKIYTNRELYGYGEDSYFITDNQEALQNEFISKGAKIVRPLHMTDYNNLEFVLEDIDGRWIAFGMKQK